A region from the Streptomyces tsukubensis genome encodes:
- a CDS encoding nucleotidyltransferase family protein, whose protein sequence is MPTYPTQAVILAGGQGSRLRPYTDDRPKPMVEIPGTGTPIIGHQLAWLAAEGVTDVVVSCGHLAEVLQKWLESTDLPLSVTTVVETEPLGRGGGLKYAAAHLPHPDQPWYATNGDIWTRFSLRAMAEFHTERDATATLALARPRIPWGAVETDAFGHITDFIESPPSPFLINAGVYVFSAAFRDLLPDIGDHERTTFPGLARERRLAGFPLPQGAYWRAIDTAKDLTEAAKELASQGG, encoded by the coding sequence ATGCCCACGTATCCGACGCAGGCCGTCATCCTGGCCGGTGGCCAGGGCTCGCGGCTGCGCCCGTACACCGACGACCGTCCCAAGCCGATGGTCGAGATCCCGGGCACCGGGACCCCGATCATCGGCCATCAGCTGGCCTGGCTGGCCGCCGAGGGCGTGACCGACGTCGTCGTCTCCTGCGGTCATCTCGCCGAGGTGCTCCAGAAGTGGCTGGAGAGCACCGACCTCCCGCTCTCCGTCACCACCGTCGTGGAGACCGAGCCGCTGGGCCGCGGCGGCGGACTCAAGTACGCGGCCGCGCACCTGCCCCACCCGGACCAGCCCTGGTACGCCACCAACGGCGATATCTGGACCCGGTTCTCCCTCCGCGCCATGGCGGAGTTCCACACCGAGCGCGACGCCACCGCGACCCTCGCCCTGGCCCGGCCGCGGATCCCCTGGGGAGCCGTCGAGACCGACGCCTTCGGGCACATCACGGACTTCATCGAGTCGCCGCCGTCGCCGTTCCTCATCAACGCCGGTGTGTACGTGTTCTCCGCGGCCTTCCGCGATCTGCTGCCGGACATCGGCGACCACGAGCGCACCACCTTCCCCGGGCTCGCGCGCGAACGGCGCCTCGCCGGGTTCCCGCTGCCGCAGGGCGCGTACTGGCGTGCCATCGACACCGCGAAGGACCTGACGGAGGCGGCGAAGGAACTCGCCTCGCAGGG
- a CDS encoding ABC transporter ATP-binding protein: MASVTFDKATRLYPGSTKPAVDQLEIDIADGEFLVLVGPSGCGKSTSLRMLAGLEDVNGGAIRIGDRDVTHLPPKDRDIAMVFQNYALYPHMSVADNMGFALKIAGVNKAEIRAKVEEAAKILDLTEYLERKPKALSGGQRQRVAMGRAIVREPQVFLMDEPLSNLDAKLRVSTRTQIASLQRRLGITTVYVTHDQTEALTMGDRVAVLKDGLLQQVDSPRNMYDRPANLFVAGFIGSPAMNLVEVPITDGGVKFGNSVVPVSREALGAAADRGDTTVTVGVRPEHFDVVELGGGAAKSLSKESADAPAGLAISVNVVEELGSDSFVYGSARVGGEHKDLVVRVGGRSAPEKGAELHVVPRPGEIHVFATSTGERLTD; the protein is encoded by the coding sequence ATGGCGTCCGTAACGTTCGACAAGGCCACCCGGCTCTACCCGGGGTCCACCAAGCCCGCCGTCGACCAGTTGGAGATCGACATCGCGGACGGGGAGTTCCTCGTCCTCGTCGGTCCCTCCGGCTGCGGCAAGTCCACCTCGCTGCGGATGCTCGCCGGTCTGGAGGACGTCAACGGCGGTGCGATCCGCATCGGTGACCGCGACGTCACGCACCTGCCGCCGAAGGACCGGGACATCGCCATGGTGTTCCAGAACTACGCGCTCTACCCGCATATGTCCGTCGCCGACAACATGGGCTTCGCGCTCAAGATCGCCGGGGTCAACAAGGCGGAGATCCGGGCGAAGGTCGAAGAGGCCGCGAAGATCCTCGACCTCACCGAGTACCTGGAGCGCAAGCCGAAGGCGCTCTCCGGCGGTCAGCGTCAGCGCGTGGCGATGGGCCGGGCCATCGTGCGTGAGCCGCAGGTGTTCCTCATGGACGAGCCGCTGTCGAACCTCGACGCCAAGCTCCGGGTCTCCACCCGTACCCAGATCGCGTCCCTCCAGCGCCGTCTCGGGATCACCACGGTCTACGTCACCCACGACCAGACCGAGGCCCTCACCATGGGCGACCGGGTCGCCGTCCTCAAGGACGGGCTGCTCCAGCAGGTCGACTCCCCGCGCAACATGTACGACCGTCCGGCGAACCTCTTCGTGGCCGGCTTCATCGGCTCCCCGGCGATGAACCTCGTCGAGGTGCCGATCACCGACGGCGGTGTGAAGTTCGGCAACAGCGTCGTGCCCGTCTCCCGCGAGGCCCTGGGTGCCGCCGCCGACCGCGGTGACACCACCGTGACCGTGGGCGTCCGCCCCGAGCACTTCGACGTCGTCGAGCTGGGCGGCGGCGCCGCCAAGTCTCTCTCCAAGGAGAGCGCCGACGCCCCCGCCGGGCTCGCGATCTCCGTCAACGTCGTCGAGGAGCTGGGCTCCGACAGCTTCGTCTACGGCTCCGCCCGCGTCGGCGGCGAGCACAAGGACCTGGTCGTCCGCGTCGGCGGCCGGTCCGCCCCGGAGAAGGGCGCCGAGCTGCACGTCGTGCCGCGGCCGGGCGAGATCCACGTCTTCGCCACCTCGACGGGCGAGCGCCTCACCGACTGA
- a CDS encoding tyrosine-type recombinase/integrase — MSPRKANNESSVYFGSDGWWHGRVTMGVKDDGSPDRRHRRARTEPEIKRKVKALEKERDEGTATAAGRVPTVAGWMTTYLTDIASLKLKPRSLDDYWSKTRNDIVPGVGRHRLDKLRPEHLERMYRRMLDEGHAPSHVLKVHRILSRALKIAHRRRMISENVATLVDPPSVDETEANPFTTDEAKAFLEAASRRPTFMRWIVGVGMGFRQGETLGLRWKYVDLDGEMFHPQWQLQRLTWRHGCTDPHACGERRHRFDACPSSCARHKSYTRGCPKPCPPGCTRHASICPDRTEGGLTFTRPKTKKSRNPVPIPPPFIPYLRDHRVQQEKAREAAGELWQENDVVFARPDGRPLDPRRDWGEFKELLAEAGIDDRRLYDGSRHTAGTILNELGVDMPTIMEILRHTQISQTRRYVKGRSTLTRDAMKRIGDSLMPSPQGPTETRTETTDSRSARARRRRRVR; from the coding sequence ATGAGCCCCCGCAAAGCGAACAACGAGTCGTCCGTCTACTTCGGCTCGGACGGCTGGTGGCACGGCAGGGTCACGATGGGTGTGAAGGACGACGGCAGCCCTGACCGACGCCACCGCCGGGCCCGCACCGAACCCGAGATCAAGCGCAAGGTGAAAGCGCTGGAGAAGGAGCGGGACGAGGGGACCGCCACGGCGGCCGGCCGTGTCCCGACCGTCGCCGGGTGGATGACGACCTACCTCACCGACATCGCGAGCCTGAAGCTCAAGCCGCGCTCCCTCGACGACTACTGGTCCAAGACCCGCAACGACATCGTCCCCGGCGTGGGCCGCCATCGGCTCGACAAGCTCAGGCCGGAGCACTTGGAGCGGATGTACCGGAGGATGCTCGACGAAGGCCACGCGCCGTCGCACGTGCTCAAGGTCCACCGGATCCTCTCCCGTGCGCTGAAGATCGCGCACCGGCGCCGCATGATCTCAGAGAATGTGGCTACCCTCGTGGACCCGCCGTCCGTCGACGAGACGGAGGCCAATCCCTTCACCACCGACGAGGCGAAGGCATTTCTCGAAGCAGCGTCCCGGCGGCCCACCTTCATGCGCTGGATCGTCGGCGTCGGCATGGGCTTCCGGCAGGGGGAGACCCTGGGGCTGCGGTGGAAGTACGTCGATCTCGACGGCGAGATGTTCCACCCGCAGTGGCAGCTTCAGCGTCTTACCTGGCGACACGGCTGCACCGACCCACACGCGTGCGGCGAACGCCGCCACCGATTCGATGCCTGCCCGTCCAGTTGTGCACGTCACAAGAGCTACACGCGAGGTTGCCCCAAACCCTGCCCGCCGGGCTGCACCAGGCACGCCAGCATCTGCCCCGACCGCACCGAGGGCGGGCTCACCTTCACCCGGCCCAAGACCAAGAAGAGCCGCAACCCGGTTCCTATCCCACCGCCGTTCATCCCCTACCTTCGGGACCACCGTGTCCAGCAGGAGAAGGCGCGCGAAGCGGCCGGGGAGTTGTGGCAGGAGAACGACGTGGTGTTCGCCCGGCCGGACGGTCGGCCGTTGGACCCTCGTCGGGATTGGGGTGAGTTCAAGGAACTCTTGGCGGAGGCCGGGATCGACGACCGGCGGCTGTACGACGGGAGCCGCCACACCGCGGGCACCATCCTGAACGAGCTGGGCGTTGATATGCCGACGATCATGGAGATCCTCCGGCACACCCAGATCAGCCAGACCCGCCGCTACGTGAAGGGCCGGTCCACCCTCACCCGGGACGCCATGAAGCGCATCGGTGACAGCCTCATGCCCTCACCGCAGGGCCCTACTGAGACCAGAACTGAGACCACAGACAGCCGGAGTGCGCGGGCACGCCGCCGTCGCCGCGTCCGCTGA
- a CDS encoding helix-turn-helix domain-containing protein yields MSALSAVPGDRLLYKPEDAADVLSIGRSTLYELMAEGIVKYIKVGRIRRIRRRDLEEFVNSLTPASD; encoded by the coding sequence ATGAGCGCACTGTCTGCTGTGCCGGGCGACCGGCTCCTCTACAAGCCCGAGGACGCTGCCGACGTCCTCTCCATCGGCCGCTCCACGCTCTACGAGCTGATGGCTGAAGGAATCGTGAAGTACATCAAGGTCGGCCGCATCCGCCGGATCCGGCGCCGCGACCTTGAGGAGTTCGTGAACAGCCTCACCCCTGCATCCGACTAA
- a CDS encoding DUF3631 domain-containing protein → MTATIDGAAVLADVEQFHRRFNAFPNEDAFTAVVLWDAHTHMLDAFESTPRLAFLSPEPGSGKTRALEIIQTLVPRPMITNDVSPAALFRSVSDTDARPVVLLDEIDTVFGPRASGNEDLRGLINAGHRRSGVVYRCVGDGSTQVVQPFPVYAALATAGLGDLPDTILTRSVVIRMRRRAPNERVEPFRERVNVAEGNVLRDRLAAWADTVRDHVAGAWPEMPEGITDRPADVWEPLLAVADVAGGDWPERARAACLALVAAATAGDKASVGIRLLSDLRDAFGDAERLLSADLVDRLTALDDAPWADLDGKPLTPRTLARLLGDYVTADNTPIRSRNIKTGARTVSKGYYAADLADAWLRYCPPLSPDSATAATAATTQVNGTVPVADGTEVAATSAT, encoded by the coding sequence ATGACCGCGACCATCGACGGAGCCGCAGTGCTCGCCGACGTCGAGCAGTTCCACCGGCGGTTCAACGCGTTCCCGAACGAGGACGCGTTCACCGCCGTCGTACTGTGGGACGCCCACACGCACATGCTCGACGCGTTCGAGTCGACGCCGAGGCTCGCGTTCCTGTCCCCGGAGCCGGGCAGCGGGAAGACGCGGGCACTGGAGATCATCCAGACCCTGGTACCCCGCCCGATGATCACCAACGACGTCAGTCCGGCCGCCCTCTTCCGGTCCGTCTCGGACACCGACGCCCGGCCGGTCGTGCTGCTCGACGAGATCGACACCGTGTTCGGCCCCCGCGCCTCCGGCAACGAGGACCTGCGCGGACTGATCAACGCGGGCCACCGCCGGTCCGGCGTCGTCTACCGGTGCGTCGGCGACGGCTCCACCCAGGTCGTCCAGCCGTTCCCCGTCTACGCGGCCCTGGCGACCGCCGGACTCGGGGACCTGCCCGACACCATCCTGACCCGCTCCGTCGTGATCCGGATGAGGAGGCGGGCCCCGAACGAGCGCGTGGAACCGTTCCGGGAGCGCGTCAACGTGGCCGAGGGCAACGTCCTGCGCGACCGGCTCGCTGCCTGGGCGGACACCGTTCGCGACCATGTCGCCGGAGCCTGGCCCGAGATGCCCGAGGGCATCACCGACCGACCCGCCGACGTCTGGGAACCCCTGCTCGCTGTCGCCGACGTGGCCGGCGGTGACTGGCCCGAGCGGGCCCGCGCTGCTTGCCTCGCCCTCGTGGCCGCCGCCACCGCCGGAGACAAAGCCAGCGTCGGCATCCGACTCCTGTCCGATCTGAGGGACGCGTTCGGGGACGCCGAACGACTGCTGAGCGCCGACCTCGTAGACCGGCTCACCGCCCTCGACGACGCCCCCTGGGCCGACCTCGACGGCAAGCCGCTCACACCCCGAACGCTCGCACGGCTGCTCGGGGACTACGTCACCGCCGACAACACCCCGATCCGGTCCCGCAACATCAAGACGGGGGCGCGCACGGTTTCCAAGGGGTACTACGCGGCCGATCTCGCGGACGCGTGGCTGAGGTACTGCCCGCCCCTCTCCCCGGACTCCGCTACCGCCGCTACCGCCGCTACCACCCAGGTCAACGGCACCGTGCCGGTAGCGGACGGAACCGAGGTAGCGGCTACCTCCGCCACCTGA
- a CDS encoding bifunctional DNA primase/polymerase produces the protein MHDPRPVLLRAALDAAGRGWPVIPLRPGTKRPALHGENACPRTGECATGHRKWETRATTDPARIRAAWAHAPYNVGIATGPASLLVVDLDKPKNNEGASCGATNFKALCERAGYAVPYTYWVRTAGGGTHLYFTVPPGVRLTNTAKTIAPLVDTRAWGGQVVAAGSITPAGPYEALSAPEAAPLPAWLQTILTPAPGAPQGPSGPVAGRKRRYADVALANETRNVESATEGSRDTTLLRAARALGRLIASGDLARSVVEDALQGAGEAAGLPAHQCRSTIRSALNWSIARNTADRAAA, from the coding sequence ATGCACGACCCACGCCCGGTACTGCTACGGGCCGCCCTCGATGCGGCCGGCCGCGGCTGGCCCGTCATCCCGCTCCGGCCCGGCACCAAACGCCCCGCCCTCCACGGCGAGAACGCGTGCCCGCGGACCGGAGAGTGCGCCACCGGCCACCGCAAATGGGAGACCCGCGCGACGACCGACCCGGCACGGATCCGCGCCGCATGGGCCCACGCCCCCTACAACGTCGGCATCGCGACGGGGCCCGCGTCCTTGCTCGTGGTCGACCTGGACAAGCCCAAGAACAATGAGGGCGCTTCTTGCGGGGCGACGAACTTCAAGGCGCTCTGCGAGCGCGCCGGGTACGCCGTCCCCTACACCTACTGGGTCCGGACCGCGGGCGGAGGGACCCACCTGTACTTCACCGTCCCGCCCGGCGTCCGCCTCACCAACACTGCCAAGACGATCGCCCCGTTGGTGGACACCCGGGCATGGGGCGGACAGGTCGTCGCCGCCGGGAGTATCACCCCCGCCGGACCCTACGAGGCTCTGAGCGCCCCTGAGGCGGCCCCACTGCCCGCATGGCTCCAAACCATCCTGACCCCGGCCCCTGGGGCCCCACAGGGTCCCTCAGGTCCCGTAGCGGGGCGCAAGCGTCGATATGCTGACGTAGCACTCGCCAACGAGACGCGGAACGTCGAGAGCGCCACCGAGGGTTCGCGGGATACGACGCTTCTCCGGGCCGCGCGGGCACTCGGGCGGCTGATCGCGTCCGGCGACCTTGCCCGGTCGGTGGTGGAGGATGCTCTTCAGGGGGCGGGGGAGGCGGCCGGACTCCCGGCACACCAGTGCCGCTCCACCATCCGCTCCGCCCTCAACTGGTCCATCGCCCGCAACACGGCCGACCGGGCGGCGGCATGA
- a CDS encoding FtsK/SpoIIIE domain-containing protein has product MTECVKEAVVHDLDKRRAVKAADHGPGPVDVPADSPGVVEAVDRADNPLVDWLTVPDVPVLPAWARSRASVIANVAALGRLTWWHARYHGVRAPKYLVKAVALAARGFFRAAWGLWPTLSAQDHTAAVKALRAQSKAKPEDVDLAVRLQIAHAARTHTRRWRFGAAATAVAAAVVGVALLPPLAQAGVGAAVIVPLAHLGRGKETRLLDQGAPPLRVDMSAQQLNEALRAASLLKSGKSDEDGPKVSCSMGPVRDGRGWAVIFDLPRGGGKTASDVLAKREVIAQELGVDEIQVIMSRVRAAKGGNAGRVSMWVADDDPYLGTPNPSPLETAETFSIWEPVPFGQDARGTRVHVPVMWQSMFFGGLPRRGKTFTQRLLTAAGLLDAYVRHYVADGKGGADWMPMKAVAHRLVMGAEDDAITALKAMLAELLAEMERRFALLRDLPTSVCPEGKLTPEIVARYNLPVIFVTIDELQEYFTAMEREDREQVINDLCRIARRGPAAGFISNFASQRPDAESVPAKLREIITIRYSTQVVDRTSSDMVLGKGKAAQGADASVLSEEHKGTGVLVTGPASYVTVRADYLDGPAFAAVCRKGRALREQAGQLTGDAAGDVTAAADAAGITVAPIVSDVLDVMRHSPRMYTTDLLTALVNLDEDTYGDLNAETLASELEAAGVKRSAKQVKINGKALAGYQRRDIEDAVPAELLLAAGR; this is encoded by the coding sequence ATGACGGAGTGTGTGAAAGAAGCGGTAGTTCATGATCTGGACAAACGGCGGGCCGTGAAGGCCGCCGACCACGGCCCGGGGCCGGTGGATGTGCCGGCCGATTCGCCGGGTGTGGTGGAGGCGGTGGACCGGGCGGACAACCCGCTGGTGGACTGGCTGACCGTCCCGGATGTACCGGTGCTGCCCGCGTGGGCCCGCTCCCGCGCCTCAGTCATCGCCAATGTTGCCGCGTTGGGGCGGCTGACGTGGTGGCATGCCCGCTACCACGGGGTCAGGGCCCCGAAGTATCTGGTGAAGGCCGTCGCGCTGGCCGCGCGGGGGTTCTTCCGTGCGGCCTGGGGCCTGTGGCCGACCCTGTCCGCGCAGGACCACACGGCCGCTGTGAAGGCGCTGCGGGCGCAGTCGAAGGCGAAGCCGGAGGACGTCGACCTCGCCGTGCGGCTCCAGATCGCGCACGCCGCTCGCACTCACACCCGCCGGTGGCGGTTCGGCGCCGCCGCGACCGCCGTCGCCGCCGCCGTCGTCGGTGTCGCGCTCCTCCCCCCTCTGGCCCAGGCCGGGGTGGGGGCCGCGGTCATCGTGCCCCTGGCCCACCTCGGACGGGGCAAGGAAACCCGGCTGCTGGACCAGGGCGCCCCTCCGCTGCGGGTGGACATGTCCGCCCAGCAGCTCAACGAAGCGCTGCGCGCCGCCAGCCTCCTCAAAAGCGGCAAGAGCGACGAGGACGGGCCGAAGGTGTCTTGCAGCATGGGCCCGGTTCGTGACGGCCGCGGCTGGGCCGTGATCTTCGACCTCCCCAGGGGCGGGGGCAAGACCGCCTCCGACGTCCTCGCAAAGCGGGAGGTCATCGCCCAGGAACTCGGGGTGGATGAGATCCAGGTCATCATGTCCCGCGTCCGTGCCGCGAAGGGCGGCAACGCCGGCCGCGTCTCGATGTGGGTGGCGGACGATGACCCGTACCTGGGGACGCCGAACCCGTCGCCGCTGGAGACGGCCGAGACGTTCTCGATCTGGGAGCCGGTCCCGTTCGGGCAGGACGCCCGCGGGACCCGGGTGCATGTGCCGGTGATGTGGCAGTCGATGTTCTTCGGCGGACTGCCCCGGCGGGGCAAGACGTTCACTCAGCGGCTGCTGACCGCGGCCGGGCTGCTGGACGCCTACGTGCGGCACTACGTGGCCGATGGCAAGGGCGGCGCCGACTGGATGCCGATGAAGGCCGTCGCCCACCGCCTCGTCATGGGAGCCGAGGACGACGCCATCACCGCGCTCAAGGCCATGCTTGCCGAGCTGCTGGCAGAGATGGAACGCCGCTTCGCGCTGCTGCGGGATCTGCCGACGTCGGTGTGCCCGGAGGGCAAGCTCACCCCCGAGATCGTCGCCCGCTACAACCTGCCCGTCATCTTCGTCACCATCGACGAGTTGCAGGAGTACTTCACCGCGATGGAACGCGAGGACCGCGAGCAGGTCATCAACGACCTGTGCCGCATCGCCCGCCGCGGTCCGGCGGCCGGGTTCATCTCCAACTTCGCGAGCCAGCGGCCCGATGCGGAGTCGGTCCCGGCGAAGCTGCGGGAGATCATCACCATCCGCTATTCCACCCAGGTCGTCGACCGCACCAGCAGCGACATGGTGCTGGGCAAGGGCAAGGCCGCCCAGGGCGCGGACGCCTCGGTGCTGTCTGAGGAGCACAAGGGCACCGGGGTCCTGGTCACCGGCCCCGCGTCCTACGTCACCGTCCGCGCCGACTACCTCGACGGCCCCGCCTTCGCCGCCGTCTGCCGCAAGGGCCGAGCCCTGCGCGAGCAGGCCGGGCAGCTCACCGGCGACGCCGCTGGGGACGTCACCGCTGCCGCCGACGCGGCCGGGATCACCGTCGCCCCGATCGTCTCCGACGTCCTCGACGTCATGCGGCACTCGCCTCGGATGTACACCACCGACCTGCTGACCGCCCTGGTCAACCTTGACGAGGACACCTACGGCGACCTCAACGCCGAAACCCTCGCGAGCGAGTTGGAGGCGGCCGGGGTCAAGCGCTCCGCCAAGCAGGTCAAGATCAACGGCAAGGCGCTCGCCGGGTACCAGCGGCGCGACATCGAAGACGCCGTCCCCGCCGAACTCCTCCTCGCCGCCGGCCGCTGA
- a CDS encoding DUF6257 family protein, which yields MAKYQADEREPRLTVGEKTQVALLVVRMAKRGLADDRQYGGRIDQGDLEKKVERIIERARLREERDGRSGRRK from the coding sequence ATGGCGAAGTACCAGGCAGACGAGCGCGAGCCGCGCCTCACCGTGGGAGAGAAGACGCAGGTCGCGCTCTTGGTAGTGCGGATGGCGAAGCGTGGACTGGCCGATGACCGGCAGTACGGCGGCCGGATCGACCAGGGCGACCTGGAAAAGAAGGTCGAGCGGATCATCGAGCGTGCCCGGCTCCGTGAGGAGCGGGACGGGCGGTCCGGGCGAAGGAAGTAG
- a CDS encoding NUDIX domain-containing protein, whose product MTEIETFETIRLTSDVVAIDPAERVLLIERGWDPFEGCWALPGGHVDPGETSQDAAARELVEETGVSVAVAGLRQVGVWDQPDRDPRGRYVTIAYLATVPEGTTAQAGDDARAARWWPLDALPPLAFDHADIIRAAAARI is encoded by the coding sequence ATGACCGAGATCGAAACGTTCGAGACCATCCGGCTGACCTCGGATGTCGTCGCCATCGACCCCGCCGAGCGTGTGCTCCTCATCGAACGCGGCTGGGACCCCTTCGAAGGCTGCTGGGCTCTGCCCGGCGGGCATGTCGACCCGGGGGAGACGTCCCAGGACGCGGCCGCAAGGGAACTGGTTGAAGAGACCGGCGTCTCCGTGGCCGTGGCCGGTCTGCGGCAGGTCGGCGTCTGGGACCAACCCGACCGCGACCCGCGCGGCCGGTACGTCACCATCGCCTACCTCGCCACGGTGCCCGAGGGCACGACCGCGCAGGCCGGGGACGACGCCCGCGCCGCCCGCTGGTGGCCCCTGGACGCCCTGCCCCCGCTGGCGTTCGACCACGCCGACATCATCCGCGCCGCCGCCGCCCGGATCTGA
- a CDS encoding DUF6251 family protein: MDYLPAQPQQHPVVVRLPDGTYTYAPSTLPAVQHPTGAPPMPQVVHQHIHQAPPDRTIQRVALGSGVGAGTVAAGVYFGPLLVGALTAIAANLLILTFLAVVCAWGVVTVVRSIGGPEGTAAAKNIARARKR; encoded by the coding sequence GTGGACTACTTGCCCGCACAGCCTCAGCAGCATCCTGTGGTCGTCCGGCTCCCGGACGGCACCTACACCTACGCCCCGAGCACCCTGCCCGCCGTCCAGCACCCGACCGGCGCGCCCCCGATGCCCCAAGTCGTCCACCAGCACATCCACCAGGCGCCCCCGGACCGCACCATCCAGCGCGTTGCGCTCGGGTCCGGCGTCGGCGCCGGGACCGTGGCGGCCGGGGTCTACTTCGGCCCCCTGCTGGTCGGCGCACTGACCGCGATCGCCGCCAACCTGCTCATCCTCACGTTCCTCGCCGTGGTGTGCGCGTGGGGCGTCGTCACCGTCGTCCGCAGCATCGGCGGTCCCGAAGGCACCGCCGCCGCCAAGAACATCGCCCGCGCCCGGAAACGTTGA
- a CDS encoding RRQRL motif-containing zinc-binding protein, which translates to MSPAYGRCYDPSGACYGIPTYPWRLAPPGYATRRQLRAEGLRPGGQPVAAQLMRRSPRRPGGVTVAYLYRVDLARPVRPMTSRKWGALALAMLARRTCPQCRTDAGYVIPRSLGTCVTCAYPTPETTAA; encoded by the coding sequence GTGAGCCCCGCCTACGGCCGCTGCTACGACCCGTCCGGCGCCTGCTACGGGATACCCACCTACCCGTGGCGCCTTGCCCCGCCCGGCTACGCCACCCGCCGCCAACTTCGCGCGGAGGGACTCCGGCCCGGCGGACAGCCGGTCGCGGCCCAGCTCATGCGCCGCTCCCCGCGCCGCCCCGGCGGCGTGACGGTCGCATACCTCTACCGGGTCGACCTGGCCCGACCGGTACGGCCGATGACGTCGCGCAAGTGGGGTGCCCTGGCGCTGGCGATGCTGGCCCGCCGCACCTGCCCGCAGTGCCGGACCGACGCCGGATACGTCATCCCCCGGTCCCTCGGCACCTGCGTGACCTGCGCCTACCCCACCCCCGAAACCACCGCTGCCTGA
- a CDS encoding DUF6303 family protein codes for MRPRAQLAMQAGRWRLFVAQMGLVAEWPSYDWPPARGLDVPTVDRRRAVLAGLGFEPVPGGRWEWCEDSADPDDDRTTVILIAAVDVRPIGGAS; via the coding sequence GTGAGGCCCCGGGCGCAGTTGGCGATGCAGGCGGGCCGGTGGCGGTTGTTCGTCGCCCAGATGGGCTTGGTGGCGGAATGGCCCTCTTACGACTGGCCTCCGGCGCGGGGGCTGGACGTCCCGACCGTGGACCGCCGCCGGGCCGTGCTGGCCGGGCTCGGGTTCGAGCCGGTGCCCGGCGGCCGGTGGGAGTGGTGCGAGGACTCCGCGGACCCCGATGACGACCGGACCACGGTCATCCTGATCGCCGCCGTCGACGTGCGGCCGATCGGTGGTGCCTCATGA
- a CDS encoding DUF6284 family protein, with amino-acid sequence MKSIDVPLMAVTAMPFGGEPSAAELDAIEREMPLIVAEIDLLDAQITVLDRTPSELDERRLRRAAARALAARTALANRPFLGLSGGAA; translated from the coding sequence ATGAAGTCCATCGACGTACCCCTCATGGCTGTTACGGCCATGCCGTTCGGCGGTGAGCCGTCGGCGGCTGAGCTGGACGCGATCGAGCGGGAGATGCCGCTGATCGTGGCAGAGATTGACCTGCTGGACGCACAGATCACGGTCCTGGACCGGACCCCGAGCGAGTTGGACGAGCGGCGGCTGCGGCGGGCGGCGGCCCGGGCGCTGGCGGCCCGTACCGCGCTGGCGAACCGCCCCTTCCTGGGGCTGAGCGGCGGTGCGGCGTGA
- a CDS encoding GntR family transcriptional regulator produces MPGHGDWTHTSAPYLKPRAAGQTDAWTAETAVKGRKGTQRIVHAGEVQAPQEVATLLGLPVSETVVVRQRIMLLDGEATELTNTYFPASVARGTRLAETSKIPGGAVTLLAELGHVANVVREEVCARMADDQERELLSLGPQEPVLTLTRVVLDTKDEPFQVDMTVFPAASQRLKYEMRMH; encoded by the coding sequence ATGCCTGGTCATGGCGACTGGACGCACACATCTGCGCCGTACCTGAAACCCCGTGCGGCCGGACAGACAGATGCCTGGACGGCGGAAACCGCGGTCAAGGGCCGCAAGGGAACGCAGCGAATCGTCCACGCCGGTGAGGTTCAGGCACCACAGGAGGTAGCGACCCTGCTGGGATTGCCCGTCAGCGAGACGGTCGTCGTACGCCAACGGATCATGCTCCTTGATGGGGAAGCGACGGAGTTGACGAACACCTACTTCCCGGCGAGCGTCGCCCGGGGCACGCGACTCGCGGAGACGTCCAAGATCCCCGGCGGTGCCGTCACGCTGCTCGCCGAACTTGGGCACGTCGCCAACGTGGTCCGGGAGGAGGTATGCGCCCGCATGGCTGACGACCAGGAGCGGGAGCTGCTGTCACTCGGCCCGCAGGAACCTGTCCTGACGCTCACCCGCGTCGTCCTCGACACAAAGGACGAGCCGTTTCAGGTGGACATGACGGTCTTCCCAGCGGCGTCCCAGCGACTCAAGTACGAGATGAGGATGCACTGA